One stretch of Leisingera caerulea DSM 24564 DNA includes these proteins:
- the qhpR gene encoding AraC-like transcriptional regulator QhpR yields MPHNYQPRISASTLNDPLRAVEFMNGDAASISRNAGISQQDLEGEIGLKKFVDFCEHASEQLGLPDFGWRVGSVFNLQNLGTLGEYIMQAPTLGAALSLFRSAFPMVQSDSELRLTVDGDKARLTYRILDTRIWPRQQDAELTLSVFHSLIRSATGPDWRPELLSLEHESSALHSRSSAGPRCPVQYSAGSNTLVFSAGLLDLPLADSENPAFKTASQSIVRTARQSERDAPVTVRVRRELLMRIGRESFEQTAIAAALGMSRRTLRRRLEDEGQKFSRLLAGCRMEIAKRMLLAPGAQLHDISERLGYSEVSAFERAFRQREGATPSQFRKQCCAEGARECEASAESAAN; encoded by the coding sequence AACGCCGGGATCAGCCAGCAGGACCTTGAGGGCGAGATCGGCCTGAAGAAATTCGTCGACTTCTGCGAGCACGCCTCCGAACAGCTTGGCCTGCCCGATTTCGGCTGGCGGGTCGGCTCGGTCTTCAACCTGCAAAACCTTGGCACGCTTGGGGAATATATCATGCAAGCACCAACGCTGGGGGCTGCCTTGTCACTGTTCCGCAGCGCCTTTCCGATGGTGCAAAGCGATTCCGAACTGCGGCTGACGGTCGACGGGGACAAGGCGCGGCTGACCTACCGGATTCTCGACACCCGCATCTGGCCGCGGCAGCAGGATGCAGAGCTGACGCTGTCGGTGTTCCACAGCCTGATCCGGTCTGCCACCGGACCGGACTGGCGGCCAGAGCTGCTGTCGCTGGAGCACGAATCAAGCGCCCTGCACAGCCGCAGCAGCGCCGGACCGCGCTGCCCGGTGCAGTATTCCGCGGGCTCGAACACGCTGGTGTTCTCCGCCGGGCTGCTGGATCTGCCGCTGGCGGACAGCGAAAACCCGGCTTTTAAAACCGCCTCGCAATCAATTGTCCGCACCGCCCGCCAAAGCGAGCGCGACGCGCCGGTCACCGTGCGGGTGCGCCGCGAGCTGCTGATGCGGATCGGGCGGGAGAGCTTTGAGCAGACCGCCATCGCCGCCGCCCTGGGCATGTCCCGCCGCACCCTGCGGCGGCGGCTGGAGGATGAGGGGCAGAAGTTCTCCCGGCTGCTGGCGGGCTGCCGGATGGAGATCGCCAAGCGCATGCTGCTGGCCCCGGGCGCGCAGCTGCACGACATCTCGGAGCGGCTGGGCTATTCCGAAGTCTCCGCGTTTGAGCGCGCCTTCCGCCAGCGCGAGGGCGCAACGCCCAGCCAGTTCCGCAAGCAATGCTGCGCCGAAGGGGCCAGAGAGTGTGAGGCCAGCGCGGAGTCCGCTGCGAACTGA